A genomic segment from Spinacia oleracea cultivar Varoflay chromosome 3, BTI_SOV_V1, whole genome shotgun sequence encodes:
- the LOC130469188 gene encoding ATP-dependent DNA helicase Q-like SIM codes for MEALGAWFSQQDCLVLAATWSGKSLCFQLPALLTRKVVVVISPLISLMHDQCLKLSKHGISACFLGSGQPDNTVEKKAMNGMYSVVYVCLETLLSFHCLMRCIMHTNKSTSEACGEPWNSFICHR; via the exons ATGGAAGCTCTTGGTGCTTGGTTTTCTCAGCAAGACTGTCTTGTTCTTGCAGCAACATGGTCTG GGAAATCTCTGTGCTTTCAGCTACCTGCGCTTTTGACAAGGAAGGTCGTGGTCGTGATTTCTCCATTGATAAGCTTGATGCATGACCAGTGCTTAAAGCTATCAAAACATGGCATCTCTGCATGTTTCCTTGGATCAGGACAACCAGATAACACCGTTGAGAAGAAAGCAATGAACGGCATGTATTCCGTTGTATACGTTTGCCTCGAAACACTGCTTAG CTTTCACTGTCTGATGAGGTGTATAATGCATACTAATAAGTCCACTTCAGAGGCTTGCGGAGAACCGTGGAATAGCTTTATTTGCCATCGATGA